The window GGCTTAGTTGGTTAGTAGgggttttgttctacgcgatcgcgtgggataTCTACGATCACGTAGGGTTAATGTGAGGCAgtgacattttgtgcttcgcgatcacgtgaaGCGAGACGCGATCGCGTAACTATGTGAGtttgttattcgcgaacgcgtgaagaaggtcgcgttcgcatagaggaaattgGGCAGAAATGGAAATCACGCGTTtttacttcgcgatcgcgtggttTGGTCCACAATCACGTAGGTCTAtgatgttgtgcatcgcgatcgcgtgggaaagtcCGCGATCGAGTAGAGTTAAATCTGGGCGAtgaaaatttgttcttcgcgatcgcgtgggaatattcgtgatcgcgtagagcaaatgtctgggcagagagtttaagttctgaatttttttagtttttgacggattggagctcggggagaggcgatttttgggagtttttcaaggaaaataatgaggtaagtgttcttaactcaatattggttaaattacccgaattcatggttgtttttatcatttattgggtgaatcaagttgaaaattttaaaaaactctcttggtttaaattgaagaattgagggtctagttgaggtcagattttggtaaaattggtatggttagactcatggttgaatgagctttcagattttgtaacttttgtcgggttccgagacatgggccccacgaacattttttttgagctaaatttcatttttttgaaaaattagcattttcttatagaattaattccaataaattttattgactgaaacgaattattgatggctagattcgaggcatttggaggccaattcacgaggaaggGACATttcagaataagaatttcacggcttgaggtaagtaccagctttaaatctggtcctgagggtatgaaaccccagaattttgtgtcatgtgattattttggaggtgacacacatgctaggtgacgggcgtatggcgtgcaccgaggggattatgacttggtccgtcccgtgaaaactgtatagttgaataatttattgttagctataagctctctatgtgttgaagaaatttgactgtaaatcatgttagaaatcatgcttaggctatgttatagtactgttgggacccgcagaggtcgcgtacttgttgaattatttgctaattattgtcttgtacttagtcatgatttttcttgcgtattacacctcagtctttcttgatatttgttgatacactatgctatatttgtttgggctgatctttgtaaTTTCTGAGATCCCTAGAGACTAGAGAGGTTAgggactgagtaaggtcgagggcctgtcggtgaggtaaggatattatggcacgtgagttgtccgtgcaggatattatagcatgtgagttgtttgtgtagattatggcgcttgggctgtaggagccccttaggagtctgtacacccctagtgagcgcgggtacctattgagtgtgagtgccgagggctgagagccgagtggttgagttgttgtgacgagtggAGTATCTGTTTCGTGAGaggatgtacttgcttttcatttgttgttgtacttagttgctatctgtcatcgATGTGAAATTctatgaaagattttatatccggattacatgaacttgaattgtataaaattgatttgacttaaactgccggatttgaaagcatgtctattttttgctgggattactgaaaatgaattgtaactgtgtagctcgtcattatcttcagttccttatttatttttgttacttgctgagttggttgtactcatactacaccctgcacttcgtgtgcagatctaggtattcccagacatagcgggtgttgattctctcgcacaGTTGACTTTCCGGAGATTCAAAGTTAGCTATCGTGTTTCgcaaaccttgtctctccttctctatctccttgtttactgtatttggtcttagactattatagaccgtttTCTTTTGACTTGtatccatattagatgctcatgtactcagtgacaccaggttttggggagtgtttgtatcagtatttgtgggattctgtattgtatttaaatactatattttcaaacttaagagaaattgtgattttattgagattatcggcttgcctagtatcgagataggcgccatcacgacatgttgagattttgggtcgtgacacaaatgaACCCCCTTAATCGGAATTTTTGGTGCAATCAGTTTTGGAGCCAAACgtgttttgaaagaaattatttttaaacGGTGACTTGGCACACCAAAACCAAATATCAAGTGATGACTCTGAATAATCTTTTGAAACACAACTTTTGTCACTTTTATGATTGAAAATCCTTTTGAACTTAAAAATTACCTTCATTATTTTTAGAGGGGTTAAGGTAAAAAGGGGGTGTGAAAGGGATTAGTTATACCGAATGGTTTGGTATAGTAAAATACTGCATAATTTCTAAAAACAAATTAGTTATTTACAAAAAATACCCGCCACATTCTTTAACTTTGTACACTTTGAGAGATTTGAGGGGCAATTAtgtctttaaccatgctaatgcaAGTATTAAAAATCCTTGCATTGCTAATATCATGATTTGCTATGTATAAGtaatacataggataataccaaataggatgtaCATAGGTTGAAAAAATATACCATAAGGGATTAGTAATACACaaaactaatgcttgcattattttttcttataCCTCCAACCAAACGACGCCTAACATCAAAAGAATGAAGATTTGATGCAGAAATGGAGAGACATTTAGGAGCCGTTTGGCCGTACaaaagttttcattttttttcaaaaaaaaaaaatcacttttttttttcaaaataagcgGTTGGccatgaaattttcaattttcacttgaagatgaatttcagaatttttcaaaaatttgaaaaactccaaaaggttatttttcaattttcacttcaatcactcacaaaaattcaaaaataacccaaaattgtATTGacgtccaaacacaactctaacttttaaatactatttttacttgattttttttttaaatattttctgaaattttataattcttatgtccaaacacccactTAGTACCTTTGTTCTCCAATAATTGTAAAATTACTATAAGAATTGAAATCACAAATATTATTACTTGTGTTCTATGTATGGATACAAGTTGCAAAATAATGCACCAGTATTTAATCAAACTTTATCACATACTCatcattttttatctttattgTCTAAAATCACCGATCACACCCGATATATCCAAACCCTGGCACTAGCATGGCACGTCCCTTTCATGTGTCTCCATTTTGGTGTTAGACATGCTAAAATTAAGCATGCTATGATTATTTAGTAAATCATGGGCCTAAGTATTTCAAAGAAACAACATATTGTAAAAAGAAAATTTGACTGTATCTTAATCACTTATGTGATATAAAATAGATTATTTAGTTTGTTTCtaaataaattaagaaaatttTTACTCATTAGAAAAAAATACTTGAATACATAACTGAATGGAAGTTAAGAAATTCTTATCATTTCTTGGTGTTCTTGCATGCTATAATTGACTTGCATGAGATATAATACATGAGATTTTGGCCAGATACATGAGATGATACACACAGTCATTGACAAAAAATTATTTAGATTCAAATATTTTGTACTAAATCATACAGTAAGTTTCATGATTACAGTTATAAAGAAGAagtattaattaaatatttacaaaTAACAATGTAGTGAAGACTTAAATGTACATTTTTTCCCCTCTTGCCActtataattaataatttttgagTTTTCGTGAATTCAATTTGTAGTTTTGTACTTTTGCGTCCCCAATCTCCCCAATCCAACGAAAACATTATAGTAGCCCTCGTTTCTCCTCTGCCATTTTGATGACAAAAAAACTCTCTCTCTATCTTCCTCTATCGGTATTTACGGCTCCGCTTTGTTTTGATCTTCAAAAGCTAAGCTAGGGTTTTGCTTCCAAAAACTTGAAAAAGCCCTCACCTTTGCGTCCTCCATCTCGAATCTCTAGATTCAATTTTAGGGTTTACAGATCTGTTCGACGCCTGCTGTGTAGCTCGCCGTTTATCTGATTCGAATATGTTTTGGAAGCTTCCAGTTCTTTCCTCTTGTTCTCCAGTATGTTTCTGGATCCATCTCTATCTACTGTTCAAATTGAATGAGCTAATAGAATTTTATTGACTCAATTGTTTTTGATTTTCCGTTATATTTTGCTCGTAAACTTACTTCTTGTGGTCGTTTAACTTTGTTTAGCTCGTCATAATTAGTTATTAAAAATGATACTTTAGTTTTGAGCTAAGTTTCATTTGATTTTATAATTTGGGACACCTCGAATAAAAAGTGAATTCAAATGTGAGTAGAATCGTAATAGTATTTCATGTTAATTGAATTCACGATGATAActctcaaatctaacaaaaaaaaaaaaatcaatgaaaAGAGATAAGACAGTTTTAGAAGGAAGGAACTTTGGTAAAAGTGAAGATCTATGCAATTTATAACGGTTTTTTAGTTGGACTATTTTTTGGATTGCTGAGTCTTTTTATAGCTGTAAGCACTATCTGCTGGCAGGAGTATTTCGTAATGTAATTATATGGTACTCCTAGTATTTTATGTACATCTCTTTCTTGCATAACCTGGTGTTGCATTATTCTTATTCCGACATTTACTAAGTCTAGCTCGCGCTGTAAATACTGTTCAATTAAGCTGTTACCTCAATGCAGTGTGTGTTTGTTTGCTCTTTCTGTTGACTTTTTTCCCATCCTGGTGAGTGCTGTTGCTTATGATAAGACTTGTTTTTCCCTTGGAATTCTAGGTTGAAGCAGTATTAGACAAGGAAAACTTCACTTTGGAAGAGCTGCTTGATGAAGAAGAGATCATCCAAGAATGCAAAGCTTTGAACAGTCGTCTCATAAATTTGTAAAATTTCTCCCATTTCAAACTATATGTAGATGCTTTTAATTTAGCATGCCCCCAGGAGAGAATGTAGTTCCTGACTAATTGTTTATTAGTTCAGCTATAAATTTTAAAGTTCACAGTAAGATGGTTATTATTTTCGCTTTTCAGTTTGAGAGAGAGGACCCAGGTTGAGCAGTTGCTGCACTACATTATTGAAGAGCCTTCTGAGGATGCCGATAGCAAACGAACATTTAAGTAAGTTTCTAGGTCATGACCTCGCTTTAACAGTTATGTCAGTAGTTGTATTTGCAAGTGTCTGCAATTTCTTAAATATAGTAATTTAACAACacttttttcttggttttaatgttgtttcacCTTCTAGGTTCCCTTTCATTGCCTGTGAGATATTTACCTGTGAAATTGATGTCATCCTTAAGACTTTAGTGGATGATGAAGAGGTATTGTATTCACAAGATGCAGTCATGATAATTTAAGTAAGAAATGAAGTTCTCTTGCTCTGATGTTTCAATCGTCTCTCTGTCTTGCTGCAGCTAATGAATTTGCTCTTTTCCTTTTTGGAACCAAGTTGTCCGCATAGCGCCTTGCTGGCTGGGTATTTTAGTAAGGTAAAATCTGACTCATCCAGACAAAATACCTTGGCCTTAGTTGTTGAATCGTTTTTTGGGTCTAAAACAAGTTGCTTTATGTAGTTCTTGCTGCATTGTAGGTGGTGATATGCCTTATGGTGCGGAAGACTGTTCCACTTATGAATTATGTTCAGGTTTGCCTAGTAAATTCATTGCACATTATGAATTATACGAGTTATTGACACACTCCCATTTCTTCTTCTAATAGTTTTTTCCATGTGTCGGACTTGCTCTTCTGTTCCATCTTGAGCTTAAGCCGTTGCTTTATTTTCCAAATTCCAACTCATCCTATATTTTAGAAGCCTACAATTTCTAATAATAAAGCTGCATAACTCATTTTGCATTCTTTGAAAGCTTGTGCTTGGCTGCTTGGCATTTACCTTCTTTTGATGAAAGTTGAACTAAGATATGCTGGGAATGAGTAGTTTTAGGGTCCGGAATGTCCATTATGTTTTTAACGAGTTGTCCGAATctgttggggaagttgatattgATGTGTATTCTTGCAAATCTACTTAATCTGGGTAAATGGGCGGTGAAGCTAGGAGGATCATGAGTTCATCGCATGCTTAAACTGCTTATTGAACACAGAGCTCGCTAATGTAAGAAAGTTTGCCTCAGGCATCTTGTTTTTGGGCGGGAATTAGTGCTTATAAGATCCATAATTAGGCCATTCTATTTGCAAACTCTGCATAGAATGATTTAATGCATATTGGATTCCTTTGAAATGTGTAAGTGCTTGTTTTAAATGCATTTTGTCTCCCCTTTTTCCTCATAAGGGCTTGgtgtttattttttttggttacaGACCCATCATGATGTTTTTCAACAGATGGTGGATTTGATTGGTATAACATCCATAATGGAGGTTAGTAAGCTTGGTTTTTCATTCTGCCATCTGACGCAATCATTAATAAAGTCAAATCGTGTTGGTTGATCTAGCGGAGACACTCTTTTCCTCTAAATAAGTCCTTTCTCTGTAGGTTTTGGTGCGACTTGTAGGAGCTGATGATCATATGTACCCCAATACCATGGATGTAATGCAATGGTTGGCTGACAGCAGCTTATTAGAAATGATAGTGGACAAATTGAACCCCTCTGTAAGTAAAAAATTACGTGATTTTATGTTAATTTGTTGTGCTGGTGGTTGGATGTATATACTAGTGAAAAATGTTTACAGAGTATTCTAGTATTGGGTGTGCCTTTTCCAGAGTATTATATGATTACGTCGCTTCGCGGTCTGTTGGTATCTATTTTTGTGTCTcttgttatcattattatttcGTAGTGTCTTTACCATTCATCCATCCAACCGTGCTTTGCCTGGTTTAACTGTTTAGGTTGTTGGTTATTCAGCGCTGCGCAGAGTCTCATGACTTTTTGGTGTTAGTAGCAGAAGGATCTTAGATGTCTTTCAATGGCTGATAGGAATTACCTGTTACAATACCACTTAACTATTGGGCCAAATCCCCTCCAATTATGAATGCATGTCCTCGTTGCTCCACCTTAATTGAGTTGACTGGaaaatctattttttatttaTCATTCTTAATTCTTGGTAATAGTTCATATATTTCTAAGTTATGTGTGGAAGCACTTTGCGACTTGGTCTTTTACGGAATGACGATCCGAAGTTCGAATCTCGTGATATATTGTTTTTTCACCTTCAGAGTTCTCCCGAAGTACATGCTAATGCAGCAGAAGCACTATGTGCAATAACCAGAAACACACCATCCCCCCTGGCCACCAAACTATCCAGCCCAAGGTTTGTGGGACTTTGATACTTGGAAGTTGATAGGTGTCTTGGCATATCTTTTCTATATATTGTAAGTTTAATTCATTAATCTCTGCAACTTTCTCTGGATGCAGTTTTGTAGCTAGGATATTTGATCATGCCCTCGAAGACTCACATTCAAAGTCTTCCCTTGTCCATTCGTTGTCTGTCTGCATATCTCTGCTTGATCCTAAACGATCAATTCCATCAACTATGATGTATTCTTTCCGGAACCAGCAGGTTTATGAGTCTCCCATGCATGCCAATCCTGACACTATTGATGCAATGCTTCCTAAACTTAGTAAGTTTTCTGATGGAAGTTCGTACGGTTTTGAGTTATTGAATACTTGTTTACCTGTGTCCTACCATTTAGAGGTCATTTTCAAGTTCTCTACCAGAGACCAGCTGGTAGAGAATTGTAAAAAATGCAATGCCTTTACAAAGTGATTCTGTACTGCCACCTGGCAAAAGCAAGAAAAAAATTACTAGTAGAATGCTACTTGTAtttgtgaatttttttatttgaatctcGTCTTGAAAAGTATAATAAACTTTGCATCATTTATGGCGCAGGTGGTTTACTTGAGCTATTGAGTGTGTCATCTGATGAGAAGATTCTGCCAACAACATATGGAGAACTCAGGCCGCCTCTAGGAAAACATCGCTTAAAGGTTTGTCTTGGTTACGTTCTTGGAACAAAATGGGCTGGCCTTTTATTATTCCTTTCCATTTGATTGGTTTTCCCTCTGGAGGATATGCAAAGAGAGAGCTTCACTATTATGATGTTTCCTCTTTTTTGTCAAGGGATCACATATTTTTATGTTCTCTTGCAAAGGAGTTGTAAATCTTGTGTATGTTGCTCTGATGGCAACTTGTCATATTTTTATCAGGTTCTAGTACTTGGGAtagtaggctttgaataagtacaTCCAATTCTTGAATGTTTGCAGCATTGGTGTCTGGTCGATTGAGTTAGTAATCTTGTCCAAGTCTTTTGATCTCATCGTAGAAATGTCGTGTCCTCCTTGTAGATTGTTGAATTCATTTCCGTGCTACTGAAAACTGGCAATGAAGTTGCGGAGAAAGAATTGATTAGCTCCAGAACAATTGAGAGGGTCCTGAATCTCTTTTTTGAGTAAGATTTTATGTCAATGTTCCTGGATTCTTTACCTTAAACATTGTTTGGACTGAACGTTCTTACATCcttattcttgaaatttttaaaaccaatttcttgTTTGACATTCTTACTATTTACTTAATTCCTGTCTAGGTACCCTTATAACAATGCGTTGCATCATCATGTTGAGAGTATAATTTACTCATGCTTGGAAAGCAAGAACATCACAATTGTCGATCATCTTTTTGAAGAGTGCAATTTGATTGGGAAAATTATTCAAACAGATAAACAGCCTACAGTTTCTGGTGAAGAAAATCAGGTTATTCTTTGTGAAGCGACAAAATCCTTTGATATGTCTGTTTAATTTGAACAATGCAATCTTAATGCTGGTAATGACTTGTGTAAGTGTTTAATGGTGTTTTTAACTGATGCAGCCCACCTTACCAGCTACTGGAAGACGAGCACCCCGATTAGGTAACATAGGGCATATAACTAGGATTTCTAACAAACTCGTTCAGTTGGGAAACAATGATAACTGCATTCGAGCACATCTCGAGGTTCGTCAGATATCATTTTGTTGCTTGATAAGCTTCTCTAAACCTAGGTCCTGAGTCTTTCTCTGAATTAATTATTACTGAAGCTTTAATGTAAAAATTTATTGTGTTTCCTTTAAGATAACATTCTTTTTGGAAACTTCATGAGGGCCACTGAAAAATTTTAACAAACAATTACTTGCCTTTCGATGCTCcagaaattctaaaaaaaaattatgcaCTGAAACTTGGTTCCTTTTTGACAAATTTGGATACTGCATTGACATATATTCTGCTGTGCATGGCATTAGAAATAGTTTGAATGATCTGTTACGAAAAAATTCCTTTTCATGAATCAATAATCGCTCCTCATGTGGGCAGAGTTTATTTTGAGATGGCCTTCGGTATTGATATGCTGAATCTCTTGGCGTTTGGTAGTGATATTGCCGATTCTCTCTGGTTTCCTGTTATTTGTTGATATTGGTATCGTCTCTTAATAATGATATTGCTGTTCTCACTTGTTTTTCTGCACATTGTGTATTCCAGAAGAATATGGAATGGAGTGATTGGCATACTACTGTTTTACAGGAGCGTAATACAACAGAAAATGTCTATCGCTGGGTTTGTGGGTAaggttcttctcttttttctgatTCTGCTACTTGATTGCCAATATGAAATCACCCATAATGGTTGTCTGCATTATACTTTAAGATCTGAAGCTGGATAATTATTTTACTGAAGCTATTGCTTGGAACAGTTCCTGGGCTATTTTTATACATGTTAAATGATGCCCCAGTACAGTAGTACAGAATGGAAAAGTAAATAAAGAGTATGCACAAAGCAAAGTGAAGTTTGAAAGTATCGGGTACTTCAAGCAAGTCATTCATTATAGTGTTGGTGTTCAAACAAGCGCTGCACTCCCTGTCTGTAATTCCTTCTACGCAAGTTTTGAATATTCAAATATGAGGAGGAAGTAGAAAATGGGGAAAAGAGAAATTTGGGTGGGTGGGAGAAGCTAGGAATAACGGAAAGCACATGCTTTCGCTCACAACAATCTGACACAATATACTTGTTCATTGTTGTGATCTAGTGTCCTAGATGTCTCGGTATTAGATGAAACAAATTCTGAGAGAAATTCGTTAATGAAATTGTCAAGAGAGGCTTGCAGAATTACATTGGGATAAACATGGATTTGAAGAACTGTTTAAGACGAGTGGAGGTCTAAGGGTGGTTTAGAAAAGTTCTTTTGGAGGCAAAGACATTTTTTAAGTTTATTAGCTAATCCCTTTTCTGCTCTGCTGCTTTTCCACAAAATAATGAGTTTATGTTAATGTCCTTTATTCGTATGACCAGCCGACCAACTGCATTGCACGACAGAACAAGGGAGAGTGATGAGGAAGATGTTCATGACAGAGACTATGATGTAGCCGCTTTAGCAAATAATCTGAGTCAAGCATTCCGCTACACCATATATGATAATGATGATGCTGAAGAGGTAAGTTTCTTTCGTTTTGGGAGGGGAAGTTTGGGACGGTGTGGTAGAGGGTGAGGTTCTGCacgcaaaaagaagaaaaagaggaacaTGTAAGCTCATTTACATTTTTGTATTGCAACCCCATATTGACCATTGGTTATGGGGAGACTTTCAGTATCAGCTCACTCAGGTCTTTCTTGCATTTTCCAGGGGCGTGGAGCTCTTGATCGAGATGATGAGGTAATACTTTCATGTCCCTTATTAATTCATCTTCCTTGTTGTATATATTATCGGTCATTATTGCATTTGCTATTTGTTATCGCTTGCCCTGGTATTCATCACAGTCTTATGTTTCATGCCTTTGTAGGATGTTTATTTTGATGATGAGTCTGCTGAAGTTGTGATATCATCCCTTAGGTTGGCAGATGACCAGGGGAGGTAAGTTCAAGTTCTCATTTTCTGAAGGAAATTTTGTCAAGGAGtcagttgagcacatttgctTCTAGCaaagaaagtgaaaaaataaataagaagaataCAGATGACAAGAAAGAGAAATGCGTTCCTTTCCAATTATTTGACTAtgtgttttttaaatttttttgggtCTTCCAGTGTGTTAAAAGTTGAAGAGTTCACATGAAAACATGGCTCAACTAACATGAACTCATAACACCTTCTAAAATCAGGAAAACAGACATACATCTCTTATAGGTGGGATGTAAAACGACCTAACATGCTGTAGTTTTTACAAGATCTCCACTTGCATATGATCTTATATTTGTTTAAAATTTACTAGAGTTTAGGCAATAAGGTAGTATATCTAGGCTTTAGAGTTGTAACATCTCAGTTTTATCTTTTAAGACTTATCACTGTTTGTATAACAgctatcttttccttttctcccgcCTTTCAACTTCTGTAGCAGTTTGTTCACAAATTCAAACTGGTTTGCGTTCCAAGATGATAGAATTGGTGATGCTTCAATGAGTACCTCACCTACTGATGTGATGGAGGATATTAACCTCAATGGAACGTCAAATAGTAGTAACAGCAATAGTGATGATGAAGTGGTAGTTGGAGAAGAGGATGAATTGGCTGAGAGCAAAAATTCTAATGCAACACCCAGTTCTAGTTCAAACACGTTTAATGGGCTAAGTGGAGCCAATTCCGGTAATAATGGAGACTTCAATCAACAGAATGAGAAAGCAGTCGCCTCAG is drawn from Nicotiana tabacum cultivar K326 chromosome 9, ASM71507v2, whole genome shotgun sequence and contains these coding sequences:
- the LOC107827233 gene encoding uncharacterized protein LOC107827233 isoform X2, whose protein sequence is MFWKLPVLSSCSPVEAVLDKENFTLEELLDEEEIIQECKALNSRLINFLRERTQVEQLLHYIIEEPSEDADSKRTFKFPFIACEIFTCEIDVILKTLVDDEELMNLLFSFLEPSCPHSALLAGYFSKVVICLMVRKTVPLMNYVQTHHDVFQQMVDLIGITSIMEVLVRLVGADDHMYPNTMDVMQWLADSSLLEMIVDKLNPSSSPEVHANAAEALCAITRNTPSPLATKLSSPSFVARIFDHALEDSHSKSSLVHSLSVCISLLDPKRSIPSTMMYSFRNQQVYESPMHANPDTIDAMLPKLSGLLELLSVSSDEKILPTTYGELRPPLGKHRLKIVEFISVLLKTGNEVAEKELISSRTIERVLNLFFEYPYNNALHHHVESIIYSCLESKNITIVDHLFEECNLIGKIIQTDKQPTVSGEENQPTLPATGRRAPRLGNIGHITRISNKLVQLGNNDNCIRAHLEKNMEWSDWHTTVLQERNTTENVYRWVCGRPTALHDRTRESDEEDVHDRDYDVAALANNLSQAFRYTIYDNDDAEEGRGALDRDDEDVYFDDESAEVVISSLRLADDQGSLFTNSNWFAFQDDRIGDASMSTSPTDVMEDINLNGTSNSSNSNSDDEVVVGEEDELAESKNSNATPSSSSNTFNGLSGANSGNNGDFNQQNEKAVASADITPFHFETSGRDDPFGDRSLPEWVAWGDAPNIQVGGSSGNPFEDHNNSADHIANSGEIATPPISSTSSCSGESIPNGVLFPGSSKSSSGSDSSQKAATVPSLFEEDVEFVGVEIEGTEKAMEHALKEGIVGEAAPLKRSIVPKSPEKETTDDGGAGTKEFNDANYWRVDQEVAVLE
- the LOC107827233 gene encoding uncharacterized protein LOC107827233 isoform X1, whose translation is MFWKLPVLSSCSPVEAVLDKENFTLEELLDEEEIIQECKALNSRLINFLRERTQVEQLLHYIIEEPSEDADSKRTFKFPFIACEIFTCEIDVILKTLVDDEELMNLLFSFLEPSCPHSALLAGYFSKVVICLMVRKTVPLMNYVQTHHDVFQQMVDLIGITSIMEVLVRLVGADDHMYPNTMDVMQWLADSSLLEMIVDKLNPSSSPEVHANAAEALCAITRNTPSPLATKLSSPSFVARIFDHALEDSHSKSSLVHSLSVCISLLDPKRSIPSTMMYSFRNQQVYESPMHANPDTIDAMLPKLSGLLELLSVSSDEKILPTTYGELRPPLGKHRLKIVEFISVLLKTGNEVAEKELISSRTIERVLNLFFEYPYNNALHHHVESIIYSCLESKNITIVDHLFEECNLIGKIIQTDKQPTVSGEENQPTLPATGRRAPRLGNIGHITRISNKLVQLGNNDNCIRAHLEKNMEWSDWHTTVLQERNTTENVYRWVCGRPTALHDRTRESDEEDVHDRDYDVAALANNLSQAFRYTIYDNDDAEEGRGALDRDDEDVYFDDESAEVVISSLRLADDQGSSLFTNSNWFAFQDDRIGDASMSTSPTDVMEDINLNGTSNSSNSNSDDEVVVGEEDELAESKNSNATPSSSSNTFNGLSGANSGNNGDFNQQNEKAVASADITPFHFETSGRDDPFGDRSLPEWVAWGDAPNIQVGGSSGNPFEDHNNSADHIANSGEIATPPISSTSSCSGESIPNGVLFPGSSKSSSGSDSSQKAATVPSLFEEDVEFVGVEIEGTEKAMEHALKEGIVGEAAPLKRSIVPKSPEKETTDDGGAGTKEFNDANYWRVDQEVAVLE